Proteins found in one Synechococcus sp. LA31 genomic segment:
- a CDS encoding ComF family protein encodes MWSTLWRQSLDLISAARCRACGDACEISSSAPLCVQCLKQLALPEGGLQGDQPLLWCALAPYGGVLRALLLRQRPKPDPALIGALAARLHSCCASAVQGALLVPVPSWKRAGNPLPLLLAQALVAASSGQARLGCQLLRRSRPTLGQHHLGRQLRVSNLHNAFLAQACRESQARPLWLVDDILTTRADPYQQPNGANPFRRGPSAQHQDPARGGCSARGARLPQPPQSLRPGVLAD; translated from the coding sequence ATGTGGTCCACCCTCTGGCGCCAGAGCCTTGATCTGATCAGTGCAGCCCGCTGCCGCGCCTGCGGCGACGCCTGTGAGATCAGTAGCTCCGCCCCCCTCTGCGTCCAATGCCTCAAACAGCTGGCGTTGCCCGAGGGTGGTTTGCAGGGCGATCAGCCGCTGCTCTGGTGTGCCTTGGCGCCCTATGGCGGCGTGCTGCGGGCCCTGCTGCTACGTCAGCGGCCTAAGCCGGATCCTGCTTTGATCGGGGCCCTGGCCGCTCGCCTGCACAGCTGCTGTGCCTCGGCGGTGCAGGGGGCTCTGCTGGTGCCGGTGCCCAGCTGGAAGCGCGCAGGGAACCCATTGCCCCTGCTGCTGGCCCAGGCTCTGGTGGCGGCCTCCTCTGGGCAAGCCCGCCTGGGCTGCCAGCTGCTGCGGCGCAGCCGCCCCACCCTTGGCCAGCACCATCTGGGCCGCCAGTTGCGGGTCAGCAACCTCCACAACGCCTTCCTGGCTCAGGCCTGTAGAGAGAGCCAGGCTCGGCCCCTTTGGTTGGTGGACGACATTCTCACCACGAGGGCAGATCCCTACCAGCAGCCAAATGGCGCAAACCCCTTCCGACGTGGACCGTCGGCTCAACATCAAGATCCCGCCCGAGGTGGGTGTTCAGCTCGAGGCGCTCGCCTCCCGCAACCGCCGCAATCTCTCCGGCCAGGTGTGCTGGCTGATTGA
- a CDS encoding DUF2470 domain-containing protein: MAADPLTAAVSDRICKHMNDDHAEAVLAYARHYGGVEAPQQARMVAVRPEAMQLDVDGQRLDVAFDHTLSDSDDAHRTLVAMLRAMPKA; encoded by the coding sequence ATGGCCGCCGATCCCCTCACCGCTGCAGTTAGCGATCGCATTTGCAAGCACATGAACGACGATCACGCCGAGGCGGTGTTGGCGTATGCCCGCCATTACGGCGGTGTGGAGGCTCCCCAGCAGGCACGCATGGTGGCCGTGCGGCCTGAAGCGATGCAGCTCGATGTGGATGGCCAGCGGCTTGATGTGGCCTTTGATCACACCCTCAGCGACAGCGACGATGCCCATCGCACCCTGGTGGCGATGTTGCGGGCCATGCCCAAAGCCTGA
- a CDS encoding FGGY-family carbohydrate kinase yields MLSDPLGLGIDLGTSGLRLAVVDANGQLQAECSADYPTRFEDPLGWREGLIALCAQLPEEVRAAVAAIAIDGTSGTVLLCRPDGALGPAPLARALPYHLACPEQAATAAALVGVEAAQTPAASASGSLARALHLLELARSGGEPGPWWLRHQADWLMGCLLGDWSWGEEGNNLRLGWDQVTSVWLGDLTQQPWSGALPRICRSGQPMGPLGPIAAEALGLPAESQVVAGSTDASAAALAADLQPGDGATVLGTTLVLKQFSDQPLQGPGLSCQRVAGRWLVGGASNAGAGVLRRFFSDGQLAELSRQIDPRRSSGLQLRPLPRRGERFPIDDPMLEPVLEPRPVSDARYLQGLLEGLAAIEREGWQRLEQLGAPPVQRVISLGGGARNPQWRAIRQRLLQRPVHNRPQCSAALGMAKLALSAVAAR; encoded by the coding sequence TTGCTGTCTGATCCGCTGGGCCTGGGCATCGACCTGGGCACCAGTGGCCTGCGGCTGGCCGTGGTGGATGCCAACGGTCAGTTGCAGGCCGAATGCAGTGCTGACTACCCAACCAGGTTTGAAGATCCGCTCGGCTGGCGTGAAGGCCTGATTGCCCTTTGCGCCCAGCTGCCTGAGGAGGTTAGGGCCGCTGTAGCGGCTATCGCCATCGACGGCACCTCCGGCACTGTGCTGCTCTGCCGGCCCGATGGCGCCCTTGGGCCGGCGCCCTTGGCGCGGGCTCTGCCGTATCACCTGGCCTGCCCGGAGCAGGCCGCAACCGCTGCGGCTCTCGTGGGTGTAGAGGCCGCTCAAACTCCCGCTGCCAGTGCCAGTGGCAGCTTGGCCCGCGCCTTGCACCTGTTGGAGCTGGCCCGCTCCGGCGGAGAGCCTGGCCCCTGGTGGCTGCGCCATCAGGCCGATTGGCTGATGGGATGTCTGTTGGGGGATTGGAGCTGGGGGGAGGAAGGCAACAACCTCCGCCTCGGCTGGGATCAAGTGACGAGCGTGTGGCTGGGCGATCTGACACAGCAGCCTTGGAGCGGGGCGTTGCCGCGGATTTGTCGCTCCGGCCAGCCCATGGGCCCGCTGGGGCCGATCGCTGCTGAGGCTCTGGGCCTACCCGCGGAGAGCCAGGTGGTGGCTGGCAGTACCGACGCCAGCGCTGCTGCCCTGGCCGCCGATTTGCAGCCGGGAGATGGGGCCACTGTGCTCGGCACCACCCTGGTGCTGAAGCAGTTCAGCGATCAGCCCTTGCAGGGGCCTGGCTTGAGCTGCCAGCGGGTGGCGGGCCGCTGGCTGGTGGGCGGAGCCTCTAATGCGGGCGCTGGGGTGTTGCGCCGCTTCTTCAGTGATGGGCAGCTGGCGGAGCTCAGTCGCCAGATCGATCCCCGCCGCAGCAGTGGCCTGCAGCTGCGGCCCCTGCCTCGGCGTGGGGAACGCTTCCCGATCGACGATCCAATGCTTGAGCCGGTGCTCGAGCCCCGGCCGGTGAGCGATGCCCGCTATCTGCAGGGGTTGCTTGAGGGGCTGGCCGCGATCGAGCGCGAAGGCTGGCAGCGGCTGGAGCAGTTGGGGGCGCCGCCGGTGCAGCGGGTGATCAGCCTGGGGGGCGGAGCCCGCAATCCCCAGTGGCGGGCGATCCGCCAGCGCCTGCTGCAGCGGCCCGTGCACAACCGGCCCCAGTGCAGCGCAGCCCTAGGCATGGCCAAACTGGCTCTCTCCGCTGTGGCTGCACGATGA
- the metK gene encoding methionine adenosyltransferase, which translates to MSSTAGAPSRYVFTSESVTEGHPDKICDQVSDAVLDALLAQDPASRVACETVVNTGLCLITGEVTTTARVDFNTLVRNVIEQIGYSGARAGGFDAHSCAVLVALDQQSPDIAQGVNEADDHAGDPLDLVGAGDQGIMFGYACDETPELMPLPISLAHRLARRLAEVRHNGTLGYLLPDGKTQVSVVYENDQPVAIDTILISTQHTAEIDGISEDKAMRERIAADLWIHVVEPATSDLSLKPSKEITRFLVNPTGKFVVGGPQGDAGLTGRKIIVDTYGGYARHGGGAFSGKDPTKVDRSAAYAARYVAKALVAAGLARKAEVQLSYAIGVAKPVSILVESFGTGAISNADLTALVQEHFDLRPGAIIETFGLRQLPQQRGGRFYQDVAAYGHFGRSDLNLPWENVDAIAATLKQATASRVAV; encoded by the coding sequence ATGAGCAGCACCGCCGGGGCGCCATCGCGCTACGTGTTCACCTCTGAATCGGTGACCGAGGGCCATCCCGACAAGATCTGTGATCAGGTGAGCGATGCAGTGCTCGATGCGCTGCTGGCTCAAGATCCGGCCTCGCGGGTGGCTTGCGAAACCGTTGTGAACACGGGCCTCTGCCTGATCACTGGCGAAGTGACCACCACCGCCCGGGTTGATTTCAATACCCTGGTACGCAATGTGATCGAGCAGATCGGCTACAGCGGTGCCCGCGCCGGTGGTTTCGATGCCCACAGCTGCGCCGTGCTGGTGGCGCTCGATCAGCAGTCTCCCGATATCGCCCAGGGGGTCAATGAGGCCGATGACCACGCCGGTGATCCCCTCGATCTGGTGGGTGCGGGCGACCAGGGCATCATGTTTGGCTACGCCTGCGATGAAACGCCGGAGCTGATGCCACTGCCGATCAGCCTGGCCCACCGGCTGGCTCGGCGTCTGGCAGAGGTTCGCCACAACGGCACCTTGGGCTACCTGCTGCCTGACGGCAAAACCCAGGTGAGCGTGGTGTACGAGAACGATCAGCCCGTGGCGATCGACACCATCCTGATCTCTACCCAGCACACCGCAGAGATCGATGGCATCTCAGAGGACAAGGCCATGCGTGAGCGCATCGCCGCCGACCTGTGGATCCATGTGGTGGAGCCCGCCACCTCGGATCTGAGTCTCAAGCCCTCCAAAGAGATCACCCGCTTCCTGGTGAACCCCACCGGCAAATTCGTGGTGGGCGGCCCCCAGGGCGATGCCGGCCTCACCGGCCGCAAGATCATCGTGGATACCTACGGTGGCTATGCCCGCCATGGCGGCGGCGCCTTCTCCGGGAAAGACCCCACCAAGGTGGATCGTTCCGCCGCCTATGCCGCCCGCTATGTAGCCAAGGCCCTGGTGGCCGCTGGCCTGGCCCGCAAGGCTGAAGTTCAGCTCAGCTATGCCATCGGTGTGGCCAAGCCGGTGAGCATCCTGGTGGAGAGCTTCGGTACCGGTGCTATCAGCAACGCCGATCTCACTGCGTTGGTGCAAGAGCACTTCGACCTGCGCCCGGGCGCGATCATCGAAACCTTTGGTTTGCGTCAGCTGCCTCAGCAGCGCGGTGGGCGCTTCTATCAAGACGTGGCGGCCTACGGCCACTTCGGCCGTAGCGATCTCAATCTCCCCTGGGAGAACGTGGACGCGATCGCCGCCACTCTGAAGCAGGCCACCGCCAGCCGCGTTGCTGTCTGA
- a CDS encoding HAD family hydrolase has translation MVCLQLRGTGLGDVDAVLFDKDGTLSISEPQLLTLAKARVFLCLEQAALCLAPLAQQELQQLLERAYGLGADAICPAGITAVASRDHNLIATATALVQVGMGWPEALALSEQVFAQADQLDARRRVDQSDNPGTTSTTTHGLRPMLEQLQAAGVVCAVISNDDMAGIEHFLASHHLGGFFAGLWSAEHRPRKPDPAAVHGLCEQLGVAAARCALIGDANSDLQMAVAAGIPHQLALGYTAAWSTPPPLAEPHPLIHHWQELSLVGP, from the coding sequence ATGGTGTGCCTGCAACTACGCGGCACGGGCCTCGGCGATGTGGATGCGGTGCTGTTCGACAAAGACGGCACCCTCAGCATCAGCGAACCCCAGCTCCTCACCCTGGCTAAGGCCAGGGTTTTTCTATGCCTGGAACAGGCTGCGCTCTGCCTCGCTCCGCTCGCCCAACAGGAGCTTCAACAGCTGCTCGAGCGTGCTTATGGCCTGGGCGCCGATGCGATCTGCCCAGCAGGGATTACGGCCGTCGCCAGCCGTGACCACAACTTGATCGCCACGGCCACCGCCTTGGTGCAGGTGGGGATGGGATGGCCTGAGGCCCTGGCCCTGAGCGAGCAGGTGTTTGCCCAGGCCGATCAGCTGGATGCGCGTCGCCGCGTGGATCAGAGCGACAACCCTGGCACCACCAGCACCACCACCCATGGGCTGCGGCCGATGCTCGAGCAGCTGCAGGCTGCCGGTGTGGTGTGCGCCGTGATCAGCAACGACGACATGGCTGGCATCGAGCATTTCCTGGCTAGCCACCATTTGGGTGGCTTTTTCGCGGGTCTTTGGAGCGCCGAACACCGCCCGCGCAAGCCGGATCCCGCGGCTGTGCATGGTCTCTGCGAACAGTTGGGAGTGGCGGCCGCCCGCTGCGCCCTGATTGGCGATGCCAACAGTGATCTGCAGATGGCTGTTGCGGCGGGTATTCCCCATCAGCTTGCCCTCGGCTACACCGCGGCCTGGAGCACCCCGCCCCCGCTGGCTGAGCCCCATCCGTTGATCCATCACTGGCAGGAGCTCAGCTTGGTTGGCCCCTAG
- a CDS encoding 30S ribosomal protein S1, producing MTVTPSDLTTSEQELAVDQDFAADAAAELDLGIPEEVPSADDPSSRAVARDLDGVGFTLDEFASLLSKYDYNFKPGDVVKGTVFAIESKGAMIDIGAKTAAFMPMQEVSINRVEGIADVLEPGEEREFFILSEENEDGQLTLSIRRIEYQRAWERVRQLQKEDATIYSEVFATNRGGALVRVEGLRGFIPGSHISTRKPKEELVADFLPLKFLEVDEERNRLVLSHRRALVERKMNRLEVGEVVLGTVRGIKPYGAFIDIGGVSGLLHISEISHEHIETPHTVLNVNDQMKVMIIDLDAERGRISLSTKALEPEPGDMLTDPQKVFEKAEEMAARYKQMLLEQAEDNEPMGVTLD from the coding sequence ATGACCGTGACCCCTTCCGATCTCACCACAAGCGAGCAGGAGCTCGCCGTGGACCAGGACTTTGCTGCTGATGCAGCCGCCGAGCTCGACCTCGGCATTCCGGAAGAGGTGCCCAGTGCCGATGACCCCTCCAGCCGTGCTGTGGCTCGGGATCTCGATGGTGTGGGTTTCACGCTGGATGAGTTCGCGTCGCTGCTGAGCAAGTACGACTACAACTTCAAGCCTGGCGACGTGGTGAAGGGCACCGTGTTCGCCATCGAGTCGAAAGGCGCGATGATCGACATCGGCGCCAAGACCGCCGCCTTCATGCCGATGCAGGAGGTGTCGATCAACCGGGTGGAGGGCATCGCCGATGTGCTCGAGCCCGGTGAAGAGCGCGAATTCTTCATCCTCAGCGAAGAAAACGAAGACGGTCAGCTCACCCTTTCGATCCGTCGCATCGAGTACCAGCGTGCCTGGGAGCGGGTTCGTCAGCTGCAGAAGGAAGACGCCACCATCTACAGCGAAGTGTTTGCCACCAACCGTGGTGGTGCCTTGGTGCGGGTGGAAGGTCTGCGCGGCTTTATCCCCGGCAGCCACATCAGTACCCGCAAGCCCAAGGAAGAGCTCGTTGCTGATTTCCTTCCCCTCAAATTCCTGGAGGTGGACGAAGAGCGCAATCGCCTGGTGCTCAGCCATCGCCGCGCCCTGGTGGAGCGCAAGATGAATCGCCTGGAAGTGGGCGAGGTGGTGCTCGGTACCGTTCGCGGCATCAAGCCCTACGGCGCCTTCATCGATATCGGTGGTGTGAGCGGCCTGCTGCACATCTCCGAGATCAGCCATGAGCACATCGAGACACCCCACACGGTGCTCAATGTGAACGATCAAATGAAGGTGATGATCATCGACCTCGACGCCGAGCGCGGTCGTATCTCCCTGTCCACCAAGGCGCTCGAGCCCGAGCCCGGCGACATGCTCACCGATCCCCAGAAGGTGTTCGAAAAAGCCGAGGAGATGGCTGCTCGCTACAAGCAGATGCTGCTCGAGCAGGCCGAAGATAATGAGCCCATGGGTGTCACTCTCGACTGA
- the nrdR gene encoding transcriptional regulator NrdR has protein sequence MQCPSCQHTDSRVLESRSADSGRSVRRRRECLHCEFRFTTYERVETVPITVVKRNGTREAFNRSKLLHGLIRACEKTGLEPSRLEAVVDELELQLQGRSGREVGSGEIGELVLQQLAGMSDVAYVRFASVYRQFQSVSDFVATLEGLKTGGERRGSGKHLAVVG, from the coding sequence ATGCAGTGCCCCTCGTGCCAGCACACCGACAGCCGCGTTCTGGAATCGCGTTCGGCTGATTCAGGCCGTAGTGTGCGCCGCCGCCGCGAATGCCTGCACTGTGAATTTCGCTTCACCACCTATGAGCGGGTGGAAACCGTTCCCATCACGGTGGTGAAGCGAAATGGCACGCGCGAAGCTTTTAATCGCAGCAAATTGCTGCACGGTTTGATTCGCGCCTGCGAAAAAACAGGCCTCGAGCCCAGTCGCCTCGAAGCCGTTGTTGATGAGCTCGAGCTGCAGCTTCAGGGTCGTAGTGGTCGAGAGGTTGGCAGCGGTGAGATCGGTGAGCTGGTGCTGCAGCAGTTGGCCGGCATGAGTGATGTGGCGTATGTGCGCTTCGCGTCGGTGTATCGCCAATTCCAGAGCGTGAGTGATTTTGTGGCCACCCTGGAAGGCTTGAAAACAGGTGGCGAACGCCGTGGCTCTGGGAAACACCTCGCTGTGGTGGGCTGA
- a CDS encoding photosystem II reaction center protein T — protein MESFAYILILALAISTLFFAIAFRDPPKIGK, from the coding sequence ATGGAAAGCTTCGCTTACATCCTCATCCTGGCGTTGGCCATTTCCACCCTGTTCTTCGCGATTGCCTTCCGCGATCCCCCGAAGATCGGAAAGTGA
- the psbB gene encoding photosystem II chlorophyll-binding protein CP47: protein MGLPWYRVHTVVINDPGRLLAVHLMHTALVAGWAGSMALYELAIFDPSDPVLNPMWRQGMFVMPFMARLGVTGSWGGWSITGETGVDPGFWSFEGVAAAHIIFSGLLFLAAIWHWTYWDLEIWQDPRTGEPALDLPKIFGIHLLLAGLACFGFGAFHLTGVFGPGMWVSDPYGITGHLEPVQPSWGPEGFNPFNPGGIVAHHIAAGIVGIIAGIFHITTRPPERLYKALRMGNIETVLASAIAAVFFAAFVVAGTMWYGAAATPVELFGPTRYQWDQGYFKTEINRRVQTALDNGSTVEQAYASIPEKLAFYDYVGNSPAKGGLFRVGPMVNGDGLPTGWLGHIAFTDQDGRNLEVRRLPNFFENFPVVLEDNQGIVRADIPFRRAEAKYSFEQTGVTATVYGGALSGQTFTDPADVKRLARKAQLGEAFEFDRETYHSDGTFRSSPRGWFTFGHACFALLFFFGHIWHGARTLYRDVFAGIDPDLGEQVEFGLFQKLGDRSTRRLPEGYVPPAGSTLS, encoded by the coding sequence ATGGGATTGCCCTGGTATCGGGTGCACACGGTCGTGATCAACGACCCGGGCCGTCTGTTGGCCGTGCACCTCATGCACACCGCTTTGGTCGCCGGCTGGGCCGGCTCCATGGCGCTTTACGAGCTCGCCATCTTCGATCCCTCCGACCCGGTGCTCAACCCGATGTGGCGCCAGGGCATGTTTGTGATGCCGTTCATGGCCCGCTTGGGTGTGACTGGCAGCTGGGGTGGTTGGAGCATCACCGGTGAAACCGGTGTGGACCCTGGCTTCTGGAGCTTCGAAGGTGTGGCAGCTGCCCACATCATTTTCAGCGGCTTACTTTTCTTGGCCGCCATCTGGCACTGGACTTACTGGGATCTAGAGATCTGGCAGGACCCTCGCACCGGCGAGCCTGCCCTCGATCTGCCCAAGATCTTCGGTATCCACCTGCTGCTGGCTGGTCTGGCCTGTTTCGGCTTTGGTGCTTTCCACCTCACCGGCGTTTTTGGCCCCGGCATGTGGGTCTCCGACCCTTACGGGATCACAGGGCACCTTGAGCCGGTACAGCCCTCCTGGGGGCCTGAAGGTTTCAACCCCTTCAACCCCGGCGGCATCGTGGCCCACCACATCGCTGCAGGCATCGTCGGCATCATTGCCGGGATCTTCCACATCACCACCCGCCCGCCGGAGCGCCTCTACAAGGCTCTGCGCATGGGCAACATCGAAACGGTGCTCGCCAGCGCCATCGCTGCCGTGTTCTTTGCTGCCTTCGTGGTAGCAGGCACCATGTGGTATGGCGCTGCTGCCACTCCGGTTGAGCTGTTTGGCCCCACCCGCTACCAGTGGGATCAGGGCTACTTCAAAACTGAGATCAACCGTCGTGTGCAGACCGCCCTCGACAACGGCTCCACAGTGGAACAGGCCTACGCCTCGATTCCTGAGAAGCTCGCCTTCTATGACTACGTGGGCAACAGCCCTGCCAAGGGTGGTTTGTTCCGTGTGGGTCCGATGGTGAACGGTGATGGCCTGCCCACCGGTTGGCTGGGTCACATTGCGTTCACCGATCAAGACGGTCGCAACCTCGAGGTGCGTCGTCTGCCCAACTTCTTCGAGAACTTCCCCGTTGTTCTTGAAGACAACCAGGGCATCGTCCGCGCTGACATTCCCTTCCGCCGCGCTGAAGCGAAGTACTCCTTCGAACAGACTGGTGTGACGGCAACGGTCTATGGCGGTGCTCTCAGCGGCCAAACCTTCACTGACCCCGCGGATGTGAAGCGCCTGGCCCGTAAGGCGCAGCTGGGTGAAGCGTTCGAATTCGATCGCGAGACCTACCACTCCGACGGCACCTTCCGTAGCTCACCCCGCGGCTGGTTCACCTTCGGTCATGCTTGCTTCGCGTTGCTCTTCTTCTTCGGGCACATCTGGCACGGTGCTCGCACCCTCTACCGCGATGTGTTCGCCGGTATCGATCCCGATCTCGGAGAGCAGGTGGAGTTTGGTCTGTTCCAAAAGCTTGGCGACCGCTCCACACGCCGTCTGCCGGAGGGCTACGTGCCCCCCGCTGGTTCTACTCTCAGCTGA
- a CDS encoding 2Fe-2S iron-sulfur cluster-binding protein, whose amino-acid sequence MPVIRFVREGRDVECFPGENLREVALREGIELYGLKGRLGNCGGCGQCITCFVDVVGESSPDSLSSRTGVEDQKLRRRPQSWRLACQALVQHSLLVLTKPQTGLADGDQKIAQAKAQVLPAGPTAWPVVESPEEVDDDNESTTSGEEP is encoded by the coding sequence ATGCCCGTGATTCGGTTTGTACGCGAAGGACGCGACGTGGAGTGCTTCCCAGGTGAAAACCTGCGGGAGGTTGCCCTACGCGAGGGCATCGAGCTGTACGGACTCAAGGGCCGCCTGGGCAATTGCGGTGGCTGCGGACAATGCATCACCTGCTTTGTGGATGTGGTGGGCGAAAGCAGCCCTGACAGCCTCAGCAGCCGCACCGGCGTGGAAGACCAGAAGCTGCGCCGCCGCCCCCAGAGCTGGCGCCTGGCCTGCCAGGCGCTTGTGCAGCACTCGCTCTTGGTGCTCACCAAACCCCAGACAGGCCTGGCGGATGGAGATCAAAAGATCGCGCAGGCCAAGGCCCAGGTTCTGCCCGCTGGACCCACCGCCTGGCCCGTGGTTGAAAGCCCAGAGGAGGTGGACGATGACAACGAATCCACTACGAGCGGTGAAGAGCCCTGA
- the psbM gene encoding photosystem II reaction center protein PsbM yields the protein METNDLGFVASLMFVLVPTVFLLVLYIQTSSRQG from the coding sequence ATGGAAACCAACGATCTCGGCTTTGTCGCCAGTCTGATGTTCGTGCTGGTTCCAACCGTGTTCCTGTTGGTGCTGTACATCCAGACCAGCAGCCGCCAGGGTTGA
- a CDS encoding universal stress protein, which translates to MFRNLLIADSGKGHVEEMVRMLRDIPAVRDARLNLLHVVSEQAGENYAEHSQKAAGIVAEAVQRLGLNPTDVNTIIRQGDTKQTVLKVADELDADLIVMGSRGLGRLQSILSNSASQYVFQLSTRPMLLVRDDLYVRHINRVMVAVDGTGVGDDALRLACELVRDTPGASLTGIHISRQDITPSRGGKSPADELLEKAVQRARAFGVEMKGIHRTGDIGRGVCQVAEEEKADLLVIASQDRRPLVARGLVDIDRLLGSSVSDYIRVHAPAPVLLVREPEGRR; encoded by the coding sequence GTGTTCCGCAACCTTTTGATCGCCGATTCCGGCAAGGGCCATGTTGAAGAGATGGTGCGCATGCTGCGCGACATCCCGGCCGTGCGTGATGCCCGCCTCAACCTCTTACATGTGGTGTCTGAGCAGGCTGGCGAAAACTACGCGGAGCATTCCCAGAAGGCTGCCGGGATCGTGGCCGAGGCCGTGCAGCGCCTCGGGCTCAATCCCACCGATGTGAACACGATCATTCGCCAGGGCGACACCAAGCAAACGGTGCTGAAGGTGGCTGATGAGCTGGATGCCGATCTGATCGTGATGGGCTCCAGGGGGCTGGGGCGGCTGCAGTCGATCCTCAGCAACAGTGCCAGTCAGTACGTGTTTCAGCTCTCCACGCGGCCGATGCTGCTGGTGCGCGACGACCTCTATGTGCGCCACATCAACCGCGTGATGGTGGCTGTCGATGGCACAGGTGTGGGCGATGATGCTCTCCGCCTTGCCTGTGAGCTGGTGCGTGACACACCTGGTGCCAGCCTCACCGGCATTCACATCAGCCGCCAAGACATCACACCCTCCCGCGGTGGCAAATCCCCAGCTGATGAGTTGCTTGAGAAAGCTGTGCAGCGGGCCCGCGCCTTTGGGGTGGAGATGAAAGGAATTCACCGCACCGGTGATATCGGCCGTGGCGTGTGCCAAGTGGCAGAGGAAGAGAAAGCCGATTTGCTGGTGATTGCCTCCCAGGACCGCCGCCCCCTTGTGGCGCGCGGGCTTGTTGATATCGATCGCCTGCTGGGCTCCTCGGTCAGCGATTACATCCGCGTGCATGCCCCGGCGCCAGTGCTGCTGGTGCGCGAGCCAGAAGGCCGCCGCTGA
- a CDS encoding acyl-CoA thioesterase — MTDQQEQRPWRLLRRVLPQHTDHAGVMWHGAYLSWMEEARVEALSAAGLAYADLSASGLELPVVNLSIQYRQALLHGETVALYSWVLSRRGVKLPWRTAFVKADGSVAAEANVELVLVELSSSPERRKVLRQLPQTLSAAIKRLERGPEQESAISL, encoded by the coding sequence GTGACGGACCAACAAGAACAGCGTCCATGGCGCCTGCTGCGGCGGGTGCTTCCCCAGCACACAGATCACGCTGGCGTGATGTGGCACGGGGCTTATCTGAGCTGGATGGAGGAGGCCCGGGTGGAGGCCCTGAGCGCCGCCGGACTCGCCTACGCCGATCTCTCCGCCTCTGGCCTGGAGCTACCGGTGGTGAACCTCTCCATCCAATACCGCCAAGCACTCCTGCATGGAGAAACCGTGGCTCTATACAGCTGGGTGCTCAGTCGGCGCGGCGTGAAACTGCCCTGGCGCACGGCCTTTGTGAAAGCCGATGGCAGCGTGGCCGCCGAAGCGAACGTGGAGCTGGTGCTGGTGGAGCTCAGCAGCAGCCCCGAACGGCGCAAAGTGCTGCGTCAACTACCGCAGACCCTCAGCGCCGCCATCAAACGCCTGGAGCGCGGCCCAGAGCAAGAATCAGCCATCTCGCTATAG